GAGCGTTTATTGGCTATCGTCGAAATCGGAAAATTACTCAATTCGACAATTCATCTGGACCAGTTGCTTGAGATTATATTGGATACCGCATTACAAAATCTTCAGGCGGAACGCGGAACATTGTATCTGATTGATTTTGAAAAAAAGGAATTGTGGTCCAAAGTACTCAAAGGCGAAGAGACCATACGACTTCCTATCGGCAAAGGTATTGCGGGAACCGTTGCAGCTACAGGAGAAACGATATTCCTGACCGATGCCTATGACGATCCCCGATTTAACCCTGAATTTGATAAAAAATCAGGATTTCGCACGAGCAGTATGTTATGTACACCGATGAAAAACAGAGAAGGCCGAATGATCGGTGTTTTCCAAATTCTCAATAAACGTGAAGGTGAATTTGAAAAATCGGATATCGAATTTTTGGACACCTTATCACTCGATGCATGTATCGCGATCGAAAATGCGCGGTTGCATGAAGCCGATCTCGTAAAGCAGCGCATTCTAAAGGAGCTTGAAGTTGCAGCCACCATTCAGAGAATGATATTACCAAAAGAAATCACCTCCATTCCCGGTCTTGATCTGGCCGGATTGAATGTCCCCAGTCGACAGGTTGGAGGGGATTACTACGATGCCGTACCTCTCCCCGACGGACGGGTGGCTTTGGTCATGGCCGATGTATCCGGCAAAAGTGTACCCGGCGCATTGCTCGTATCCACTCTACAAGCTTCGTTACGCGCCTATTTGGAAAGCCCTTTTGAACTCGCACCGCTCGTAACCAAACTCAATCGTGTCATACTCAAAAATTCGACCGATGACAAATTTATAACTT
The genomic region above belongs to bacterium and contains:
- a CDS encoding SpoIIE family protein phosphatase, translating into MDLLHKLKQVSEEAERLLAIVEIGKLLNSTIHLDQLLEIILDTALQNLQAERGTLYLIDFEKKELWSKVLKGEETIRLPIGKGIAGTVAATGETIFLTDAYDDPRFNPEFDKKSGFRTSSMLCTPMKNREGRMIGVFQILNKREGEFEKSDIEFLDTLSLDACIAIENARLHEADLVKQRILKELEVAATIQRMILPKEITSIPGLDLAGLNVPSRQVGGDYYDAVPLPDGRVALVMADVSGKSVPGALLVSTLQASLRAYLESPFELAPLVTKLNRVILKNSTDDKFITFFIGIVDTQKNTLEYLNAGHNPPLLMTKGQLIKLTKGGIPLGMIGFDDYAAQTLNLHSGDTLVLFTDGITEAVSPNDDMYDDARLENLVQNVAHSSAEDLKKIIYNDVMAFVNGAEQADDITLLIAKYQ